One region of Deltaproteobacteria bacterium genomic DNA includes:
- a CDS encoding RiPP maturation radical SAM C-methyltransferase — MNEADPGLARKERIALVSTPWPLFDRPSIQLGALKAFLNERLPHIRVDACHVYLKIARDLGYSIYQAVSERSWIAESPYAALLYPDRMETIGRFWNRKIRGDPRLAAKDFKDLCGRIEAASLAMIDAHRWDSYLFAGFSICLAQLTSSLYFIREIKRRAPRLPIVVGGSACAGAQGETLIRAVPDIDYAIQGEGELPLLHLTAWMARRGDASQIPHIPGLIHRDVLPAWDGPQQVPDLDELPIPDYTDYFRDLESSDPGEAFLPRLPMEMSRGCWWNKGGDSKGGGGCAFCNLNLQWHGYREKSDGRTALEIDTLVNRHQVLSIYFMDNLLPARRLERRFQAIQRLGMDLQLFSEIRARTPRAVLEAMAAAGMQEVQVGIEALSSRLLKKFHKGTTAMDNLEMMKNCEVPHLPDLTGNLILGFPSSDSRDVSETLHHLSFAFPFRPLKGIDLWLGYGSLLWRHPDRYGIRLRGNHPDYRYLFPAEVRGKLRFMMQGYHGGVRHQHRMWAPVREKLAEWHAFYNRMHREPGCEPILSFRDGKDFLIIRERRLDDAPMTHRLKGTSRAIYLFCGTQRSMADIVGRFPRFGEDRIRPFLQMMIDKRLMFCEGERYLALAVCGGRRKA; from the coding sequence GTGAATGAGGCTGACCCGGGACTGGCCCGTAAAGAACGGATTGCCCTGGTGTCCACGCCCTGGCCGTTATTTGACCGTCCGTCCATTCAATTGGGAGCCCTCAAGGCGTTTCTCAATGAACGCCTTCCTCATATCCGGGTAGATGCGTGTCATGTCTATTTGAAGATCGCGCGGGACCTGGGCTATTCCATCTACCAGGCCGTATCCGAACGGTCGTGGATCGCGGAATCCCCCTACGCCGCACTCCTCTACCCGGACCGGATGGAAACCATCGGCCGGTTCTGGAACCGGAAGATCCGCGGCGATCCCCGTTTGGCAGCCAAGGACTTCAAAGACCTTTGCGGCCGGATCGAGGCCGCTTCCCTCGCCATGATAGACGCACACCGATGGGACAGCTATCTTTTTGCCGGGTTTTCCATCTGTCTGGCCCAATTGACCAGTTCACTCTATTTTATCCGGGAAATCAAGCGGCGTGCACCCCGGCTGCCGATCGTGGTGGGCGGCTCCGCATGTGCCGGGGCCCAGGGTGAAACGCTTATTCGAGCCGTTCCGGATATTGATTACGCCATTCAGGGCGAAGGGGAACTGCCGCTGCTGCACCTCACGGCGTGGATGGCGCGCCGAGGGGATGCCTCGCAGATTCCGCATATCCCCGGTCTTATCCACAGGGACGTGCTTCCGGCCTGGGATGGCCCTCAGCAGGTCCCCGATCTGGATGAGCTCCCCATTCCCGATTATACCGATTACTTCCGCGATCTGGAATCTTCAGACCCCGGAGAGGCCTTTCTGCCCAGACTTCCGATGGAGATGTCGCGGGGCTGCTGGTGGAACAAGGGGGGAGATTCAAAGGGGGGCGGGGGCTGCGCCTTCTGCAACCTCAATCTTCAGTGGCACGGGTATCGGGAAAAAAGCGATGGGAGAACGGCCCTGGAGATAGACACCCTGGTCAACCGTCACCAGGTCCTCTCCATATACTTTATGGATAATCTGCTCCCGGCCAGAAGGCTGGAAAGACGCTTTCAGGCCATACAGCGACTGGGAATGGACCTCCAGTTGTTCTCGGAAATCCGGGCCAGGACGCCCCGGGCCGTGCTGGAGGCGATGGCAGCCGCCGGCATGCAGGAGGTCCAGGTGGGCATTGAGGCCCTGAGCAGCCGCCTCCTCAAAAAATTTCACAAGGGGACCACGGCCATGGACAATCTGGAAATGATGAAAAACTGCGAGGTCCCTCACCTTCCGGATCTTACCGGAAATCTCATTCTCGGGTTTCCTTCCAGCGATTCCCGGGACGTGTCCGAGACCCTGCACCACCTCTCCTTTGCGTTTCCATTCCGGCCCCTGAAAGGGATCGACCTCTGGCTCGGCTATGGAAGCCTCCTTTGGCGTCATCCTGACCGTTACGGAATCCGCCTCAGGGGAAATCATCCGGATTATCGATATCTGTTTCCGGCGGAAGTGCGGGGGAAACTCCGGTTTATGATGCAGGGATACCATGGCGGGGTCCGGCATCAACACCGGATGTGGGCGCCGGTCCGGGAAAAACTGGCGGAATGGCATGCCTTTTATAACCGCATGCACCGGGAACCGGGGTGTGAGCCGATACTCTCTTTCAGGGACGGCAAGGACTTTCTCATTATTCGGGAGCGTCGGCTGGATGACGCGCCCATGACCCATCGCTTGAAAGGCACCTCCCGTGCCATCTATCTCTTCTGCGGGACCCAGCGGTCCATGGCCGATATCGTCGGCCGATTTCCGCGGTTCGGCGAAGACCGGATCAGGCCCTTCCTTCAAATGATGATAGATAAACGGCTCATGTTTTGCGAAGGGGAGCGATACCTGGCCTTGGCGGTTTGTGGTGGAAGGCGCAAGGCGTAA
- a CDS encoding DUF1538 domain-containing protein, whose product MSIREALGLLIPYVKSRVLTQVRSIWLIILYLIFFQKFVLGISIAGASVIAGGMVLVVIGLTLFMEGLMLGLMPLGELVGLRLPQRSGLPMVLGFALVLGFLATLAEPSINVLQTAGLSVRPWDAPLLFLLLNLYAPWLVYTVGAGVGVAVCLGMIRFYYSFSLKPFIYILVGALCAFTVWASFDPNLRHIVGLAWDCGAVTTGPVTVPLVLALGIGISRMFASSESGATGFGVVTLASLLPVLAVFILSVFLLGMAPGPVSERDFFKPENRTQAERLLGGEGRLLRYVFVQANPEGRLAFFDNNYDKMAQFFEDLYEDDARRKAVFGDDPEALKRWVALHGTEGQQRFIFGSQENLEKYLLSIRGSAEEFQAEELLRYNTIAAIKAIGLLTIPLFVVLFFILRDRLPQPDEIFLGLFLCIAGLGLFGIGIEVGLNRLGTQIGSKLPSSFKAIQLPEEREAIADFDPAMVHTAISSDGQKHLFFYVKKGNRYVETPYHPKDYDPETGRYHHIPTKGPLFGDHYSFAGIGLVLFFAFVMGYGATLAEPALNALGLTVEALTAGAFRKSLLMQAVAVGVGGGITLGVAKIIWNIPLAWLLVPPYLLLLLLTRWSTEEYVNIAWDSAGVTTGPITVPLVLTMGLGISTQVGVVEGFGILAAASACPILSVLGLGLYAAKKREAALRESIAVAPTGESRI is encoded by the coding sequence GTGAGCATCAGGGAAGCCCTCGGCCTTCTCATCCCCTATGTCAAGTCCCGGGTCCTGACCCAGGTGAGATCCATCTGGCTGATCATTTTGTATCTGATCTTTTTCCAAAAGTTTGTTCTCGGGATTTCCATCGCCGGTGCATCGGTTATCGCCGGTGGGATGGTGCTGGTCGTCATCGGGCTGACCCTGTTCATGGAAGGGCTCATGCTGGGGCTTATGCCGCTGGGAGAACTGGTGGGGCTCAGGCTCCCCCAGCGTTCCGGGCTCCCGATGGTGTTGGGTTTTGCCCTGGTCCTCGGTTTCCTGGCCACTCTGGCCGAGCCTTCCATTAATGTCCTCCAGACGGCCGGGCTATCCGTCAGACCCTGGGATGCGCCCCTCCTGTTTCTCCTGCTCAATCTGTACGCCCCCTGGCTGGTGTATACCGTAGGCGCAGGGGTAGGGGTTGCCGTCTGCCTGGGAATGATCCGCTTCTACTACAGTTTTTCTCTCAAACCCTTCATCTATATCCTGGTGGGGGCGCTTTGCGCCTTCACGGTGTGGGCCTCCTTTGATCCGAATCTCAGGCACATTGTGGGCCTGGCATGGGATTGCGGCGCGGTGACGACCGGGCCGGTCACCGTGCCCCTGGTGCTGGCCCTGGGGATCGGCATATCCCGGATGTTTGCATCCTCGGAATCGGGGGCCACGGGCTTTGGGGTCGTGACCCTTGCATCCCTCCTTCCGGTGCTGGCGGTATTCATTCTGAGCGTATTCCTGCTCGGGATGGCGCCAGGTCCCGTTTCTGAGAGAGATTTCTTCAAGCCGGAAAACAGGACTCAGGCTGAACGCCTCCTCGGAGGGGAAGGCCGTCTGTTACGGTATGTCTTTGTCCAGGCTAACCCCGAAGGAAGACTTGCCTTTTTTGATAACAATTATGACAAGATGGCGCAGTTTTTCGAGGACCTGTATGAGGATGATGCAAGACGAAAGGCCGTGTTTGGAGATGATCCAGAGGCATTAAAACGCTGGGTCGCCCTCCATGGGACCGAAGGGCAGCAGCGCTTCATTTTCGGGAGTCAGGAGAACCTGGAAAAATATCTTCTAAGTATCCGGGGCTCGGCAGAAGAATTCCAGGCCGAAGAGCTTTTGAGGTACAATACCATCGCCGCAATCAAGGCCATAGGGCTGTTGACCATCCCTCTTTTTGTCGTGCTCTTTTTTATCCTCCGCGACAGGCTGCCCCAGCCCGATGAGATCTTCCTGGGTCTGTTTCTCTGTATCGCAGGGCTTGGCCTCTTCGGTATCGGGATCGAGGTCGGGCTGAACAGACTCGGGACCCAGATCGGCAGCAAACTCCCCTCCTCCTTCAAGGCCATTCAGCTTCCGGAAGAAAGGGAGGCCATCGCTGACTTTGATCCGGCCATGGTCCACACGGCCATCTCTTCGGACGGCCAGAAACATCTGTTCTTCTATGTCAAGAAAGGGAACCGTTACGTCGAAACCCCTTACCATCCTAAGGATTACGATCCTGAAACCGGCCGGTATCACCATATCCCAACCAAAGGGCCCCTTTTCGGGGATCATTACAGTTTTGCAGGGATTGGTCTCGTCCTTTTCTTTGCCTTTGTCATGGGTTACGGCGCAACACTTGCCGAACCCGCCTTGAATGCCCTCGGCCTCACCGTGGAGGCATTGACTGCCGGGGCCTTCAGAAAGTCTCTTTTGATGCAGGCGGTGGCCGTGGGGGTTGGGGGAGGCATTACCTTGGGCGTGGCCAAGATTATCTGGAATATCCCCCTTGCCTGGCTCCTGGTTCCCCCCTATCTCTTGCTGCTGCTGTTGACCCGATGGTCCACAGAGGAGTACGTAAACATTGCCTGGGACAGCGCCGGGGTCACGACAGGACCTATCACCGTGCCCCTTGTCCTCACCATGGGGCTAGGGATAAGCACCCAGGTAGGGGTGGTGGAGGGATTCGGGATTCTGGCTGCCGCCTCTGCCTGTCCCATCCTCAGCGTGCTTGGCCTGGGCCTCTATGCAGCGAAAAAGAGAGAGGCTGCATTGAGGGAGTCCATCGCTGTCGCACCGACTGGAGAAAGCCGGATATGA